The DNA window ttgctgggattacaggcgcccaccactatgcccagataatttttgtattttttgtagagatggggtttcaccttgttggccaggctggtttcgaacttctgacctcagatgatccacccgcctcagcctccaaagtggcgggattataggtgagagccaccgtgcctggccagtcaCCATCTTAGGCCTTCACTTTTGGGTACTTTCCTGGGGGTTGGCTCAAGTATTCCCCAGGGTTTTCTTGAGGAACTGCCTCCCTTTCTCTGCAGACTTGCAGCTGGGCAGGCGGTACTGGTTTTGGTGTCAGCTTCATGTTGGGGGGCTGATGTCAGGATTCAGAGACAATCCAGGTGAGGTGGTTTTTCAAGATGTCTCAAAAATCTTTGTcctcccattaaaaagtggagtgttatggccaggcaaggtggctcacacctgtaatcccagcactttgggaggctgaggtgggcagatcacttgaggtcaggagtttgagaccagcctggccaacatggtgaaaccctgtctctaataaaaatacaaaaattagctgggcatggtggtgtgcgcgtgtaatcccagctactctggaggctgaggcagcagaatcgcttgaacctgggaggtggaggttgcagtgagctgagatcacgccactgcactccagcctgggcaacagaatgagaccctggctaagaaaaaaaaaaggctgggtgcagtggctcacgcctgtaattgtaacactttgggaggccaaggcaggtggatcacctgaggtcaggagtttgagatcagcctggccaacatggtaaaaccccatctgtactgaaagtacaaaaattagccgggcgtggtggtgggtacttttaatcccactacttgggaggctgaggcaagagagtcgcttgaacctgggaggtggaggctgcagtgagctgagatctcgccattgcactccagcctgggcaacagagtaagactccatgtcaaaaacaaaaacaaaaacaaaacaaaattagccaggcatggtggcatgtgcctgtcatcccagctactcaggaggctgaggcaggagaatcgcttgaacccgcgaggcggaggtttcagtgggctgagatcgcaccattacattccagcctgggcaacagagtgagactccgtctccaaaaaggaaagaaaagactaTTTCGGGGCTGAACAACACCATCTGTGCTTCTCCGTGGCATCCTAGGCCGGGATTCCCGTCCAGCTTGCACTGTCAGCATAATCTCTTTGGATTCTTTCCTAACTTAGCTGACTGTTTCATATTTTGTGGTTATAAAAAGAGGCACACTGGTTCTGTTCAGTGTAAGATTTCTCTCCCCAGTGATGTACTCCGCCTTCCAAAATGACCTTGAGAGGATAGGGCTGGACCCTGAGGACCTCTGGTTGCTCTCTGATGCCATCCATGACATTCTCTAGGAAGCCGAGTCCAGGGTCTTTGGACCCCCATTGAAAAACCATAATTCGGCTGggcaggtggctcatgcttgtaatcccaacactttgggagcctgaagcaggcggatcacttgaggtcaggagttcaagaccagcctggccaacatggtgaaacccagtctatactaaaattacaaaaattaccaggtgtggtggcacacgcctataatcccagctatttgggaggctgaggcaggagaattgctggaacccaggaggcgaggttgcagtgagccgagatcacgccactgcattccagcctgggtgacagcaagactcagtctcaaaaaaaaagaaaaaagaaagaaaaccataatTCCCCAAGGACAGCCTGAAACAATTTTGCCAGCTTCCTTCATGCTAGGGAGATTTTTTCCTACGTTGGGAGACACCTGGTCTTTGAGAAATGTATACTCTGCTATAAGGTTCTAGAAGGTAAACCTAGTGTCATGTGATAGGGGCAGCACCCCCCTTTCctgggagcacagaggaggaagaggttggCGCCAGGGTTTGGAAGTCTGGACATGGGCAGTTACTCCTAAAAACTTTAATgaagctgggtgctgtggctcaggcctgtaatcccaacgctttgggaggctgaggcaggaaggtctcTTGATCctagtagttcgagaccagcttgggcaacacagagagaccccatctctacaaaaaatttaaaaattggccgggcgcggtggctcatgcctgcaatcccagcactttgggaggccgaggcaggcggatcacgaggtcaggagatcgagaccatcctggctaacacggtgaaaccccgtctctactaaaaatacaaaaaattagctgtcctggtggcgggcacctatagtcccagctattcgggaggctgaggcaggaaaatggcgtgaacccaggaggcggagcttgcagtgagccgagattgcgccactgcactccagcctgggcgacagagcaagactccgtctcaaaaaaaaaaataaataaaaaataaaaattagccaggtatggtggtacatgcctatagtcccagctactcagggaagGATGGCTtaggcctgggaggttgaggctgtggtagGCAGCCATCACTttactgcagtccaacctgggcaacagagcaagaccctgtctcaaaaaaaagaaaaaaagatgttgatTTTAATTGATGTGAGTTAGGAGAGCCAAGAATTCTGGGAAGCAGGGCAGTTGTGTCTTCAGTCTTGGAGAACTCCTGGTCTGAGTACTAACTAGTGGTGTagcttggacaagtcacttcacctctctgattCTGTTGGAGCCATGCTGCAGCTATTGCAAGAATTCAATACACCCAGCCTGAGGCCTGGCTTCTAGTGAGTATGCAGCAAATGAGAGCGCTTGATGATACTGCCAAGATCTAAAGCATGTTGTTGAGTTTTTCACAGCCAGCTCCCTGGGGACTAACCCCAGCACCTGGCCCAATTGTCAGGTAGCCAGCAgtttacatttacatttctttttttgagacagagtgtcactctgtcgctcaggctggagtgcagtggtgtgatctcagcacactgcaacctccacctcccaggttcaagtgattctcttgcctcagcctcctgagtagttagaattacaggtgcccaccaccatgctccgctagtttttagatgttttttatttttttcttttaattttttgagacagagtctcgctctgtcacccaagctggagtgcagtggcacgatctcagctcactgcaacctctgcctccctggttgttcaagcgattctcctgccccagcctcctgagtagctgggataacaggcgcctgccacctcacctggctaattttgtatttttatgagagatgggggtttcattatgttggccaggctggtctcgaactcctgacctcagatgatccgccaaccccggcctcccaaagtgctgggattgcaggcgtgagccactgtgcccggccagtggTTTATATTTGTGTTTGCTCCTAGGCTGTGGGTTCTTTGAGGGCACAGGCCCACTCCAGCTTCTAGCAGGGAAGCAGCTCAGTATGTGTTCTGAAAAAGGGCAAATGTCTTCATAACCCTTTGTAGTCACGTGACCACCCTGGAAGAAATCAAAACTCAACCTGGTGACCATACTAAGGCACACACTTAAATGCTCAGTTGTAAAACTGGGTACAGGTTGTTTTTCCTGAAGGGGGAAGGAGTGAGAAGAGGCAGGCTGGTGTTGGGAAAAGGAGGTAGACATGTGGGGGTGGCACACCGGAGACTTTTGGAAGCGCCTGGAGGTGTCAGCAGTTGTAATTGACTTTTGTCTTCCTTCACTGCAGGGAACACTCTCATGGCCTTTCAGGATTGTAAGACactttttgtttgattgtttttcgagatggagtcttgctctgtcacccaggctggagtgcagtggcgcaatctcagctcactgcaacctccatttctcaagttcaagcgattttcctgcctcagcctcccgagtagctgggattataggtgtgtgccaccactcctggctaatttttgtatttttagtacagttggggttttgccaagttggccaggctcttcttgaactcctgacctcaggtgatccacccaccttagcctcccaaagtgctgggattacaggtgtgagccactgcgcctggccctaatttttatttttttagtagagatggcgtctcgctacgttgcccaggttggtcttgaattcctgggcttaagggattctcccgccttggcctcccaaagtgctgggattataggcatgatccactgagcctggcctgtaAAAGACAGAAGATGGTGTGGAAGGAGAGGATTGCAAATGGTCACAGACTTGTTGGCCACAGGACCCTTTATGTAGGGAGCAGCTCAAAAGGTACCAGggcttctggccaggcgcagtggctcacacttgtaactccagcactttgggaggctgaggcaggtggattacctgaggtcaggagttcgagaccagcctggccaacatgatgaaacctggtctctactaaaaatacaaaaaaattagctgggaatggtggcgcacgcctgtagtcccagctactcgggaggctgaggcaggagaatcacttgaacctgggaggccgaggttgcagtgagccaacgtcacaccactgcactccagcctgggtgacagagcaagattctgtctcaaaaaaaaaaaaaaagcaccagtgTTTCTGGCTGGAGACCAGCCAAAAGGATCCCAAGGATCCCAGCCCCAATGTGAAGGTGTGTCCAGGGCCCAGGAAGCAGCCTGGTGTGATGGTGGAGCATGGTTTATCCAGAGGAAAGGGAGCAATGGGGATGGTGAggtgggccagggccagggccaggcggCGTGTCAAGTTCATAAGTGTCTGGGGCTTTCTTCTGGCGGGGCCAGGAGCTGCCAAGGCAGGGCGGTCAGTGGTTTTCCAGGAGTGCATTAGGAAGACTGTGCTTGAGATGCCCAGCTGGGGGAACCCTGTAGGGGGGGGGCAGGAGAGCATGAGGGCCTGCCCCAGGACCAGGCAgtagagaagggagagaagtaGATGGGTGTGAAAAACACCATAGAGGGAGAGTCTGGAGGATTTGGCAATGAACGGAGGAGAGGAAGTGGTggagcagaggggagggagaggttgtCCATCTGCAGACAGAGATGTCGGCCATGCTGTTGACAGGGGTGATGGGGACTGCAGCTCTGCCGTAAGTGATGAATTCGATGTGTCTGGAGCCCACGTGGTAGGAACATACATGTACTTCTGAAGCGCAGGGGAGAGGCACAGGTGGAATGCCGATGCAGATCTCTCCATTCTAGGGGAGGGTTTGTAAGGGCGAATGAATGAGatgaaggagaaaggggagggggctGCAGTCAGAATCCAGGGCTCCCCAAGGGACTGGCCACTTGTTCGCACTGCAGAGGATAGTGCTGGGATAGGGCTCCATTGCCCACTTTGCTGGATACCAGGCTTCTTCCTAGTGGCCTCAttgtccttttgttttctctttttcttttttttgagacaggatctccctctgtcggcccaggctggagtgcagtggttcaatcacagctcactgcagcctccaactcctggggtcaagcgaccctcctgccttggcctcttgagtagctgggactacaggcatgcaccaccatgcccggctaatttttgtatttttttttttagagaaggggtttcaccatgttggccagggtggtctcgaactcctgaccttaagtgatccccccccccccaccgcccccctcagcctcccgaagtgctgggattacaggcatgagccaccacacctgacctcactGTCTCATCTTAAGTGGGTGCAGCTCTGTGCTCAGCACCCACTGGGCCTGCAGCCAACCTACCCACAACCCAGAACTGTGTCTGAGCCGGACACCACCGAGGTGCACACACACCCGCCAACAGACCTCCAGAGGCTCTTCTTGAAGGTACTGTACCTTCCCCGGAGAAAGTCTCTGCACCAGTCCCAAGTTAATGTTAAACAGAATTTCAAAAGGCTTATCAATCCTGATAACCATCCACGCTCAGGCCCAGGGCATGCAGCTCTGCTCTAGACTGGCTGAGGAGAGTGAAAGGAGCAGCTTGGGATCTCAGGCTGGCCAGGGGCCATCTCTGCTATTTCCAGTTTCCTGGAGCGGGGGCTTCCGGGATCTGCTCCTTGGTGGCTCTTATCAGCAATTATGTGCCACTAGCGAAATCACTTGCAACCCCTTTTCTATTTTGCTGTACGACACAGCCCCAAAGTGGTGGACAGGGTGACAGTCTGGGTTCCGAGACCTGAACCGACCCCTCGCACCACCCCTCACCCCTTGCTCGGCCGGCCGCTTCTGACACCTTCAAGCCCTGAACGGtcacaatatacatttattaatgaATGTATTTATACAGAATACAAACGTGCGGGGACACCTCCATCCCCTTCACAGCCCAGAACCCAGGGTCAGAAGATGAGGGATCCAGCCTCAGGGGGAGATATGCGACTTCCCAAGAGCAGTTCTTGGCTTGGAGGGGCCGCGGGAGTGCAAGACACGGGTGCGTGGCCGGGGCGGGGCTCCGGGAGCGGGGCGTGGCCGGCCCCTTAGGTTACTACAGGGGAATGGGCCCCGGCCAGGACCCCTCTCCTTTGGGCAGTGGGAAGGACAGTGGGACCCACGGGCCAGAGCTGCTACACGTAGGCGTTTCTGCCGTATTTGCCAAAGCTGCTGTCGCCTTCTTGGTCCGAGGTGGCGACGGGCATCACGGACACTGGAGCCTGGTAGGGCCGCCGGGCACTGTGGGGAGGGGCCGGGGTCAGAGCGGGGGCGCGGCCCTCCTCTCCCCAATCTCGCCTGGCCCCAGCCTGCGCCTCTCCCCCTCTCACCTGGCGGCTGGGTCCTCGTCAGAGCCGCAGCAGCAGGTggagcagaggcagaggccaCCCAGGATGGAGATCAGGGAGGCGCTCCAGCCCAGGTAGAGGGCGGGGCCCAGCTCGTACCTGCGAGGGGCCGCGCGGGGGCAGGGGACCAGTGAGGCGCCAGccccgggggggggggggggacgtGGGGGCAGGGCTGTTTCACCCGGTGCCCCGAGGGCGGGGCGGTCCCCTCACTCACTTGGTTCCGGGGTACAAGGGGTCGAAGAAGTCCCGGGTGATGTTGAAGGCGTACCAGGAGATGGCCACCATCCCGCAGATACCTGGGGACCGGAGGACGACCCCAGTCCAGGGGGAGGGATAGTGGGGGAAGGGGCTTagggggagaggcaggcaggggctgccCAGAGTAGGACGAGGGCACCAAGTCCAAGAGCAGCAACTTCACTCAattcctttctccccaccccagtTTATAagccttcctccttcctgggGTCAGCTTCTCAGGGTAGCCCTTAGGCCCCTAACTCCAGCCCACCCAGCTCATCTCCCACTACCTTGACCTCCTCCTGCCTTTTGTCTCTTTGGTCACAAACCTACCTAGTTCATGCCCACCTCTAGGGCCTTCATCCCATCATCTCCTCACCCAGATGGAGCCCCATCCAAATCCCGCCCACCCTTGAAAGCCCAGCTGGGCCCTGGGAGTCCAGGGTCGTCCTTTCCTGAAGCCAGGCAGACCCCCGGGGCTAGCAACACCCTATTCACTGGGGGCTTGTCCTCTTGCAAGCCACCTGACATTTCTGGGCCTGTTTTTACCTCTGGAAAACAAGCAATACCCACCCTACCTCGAAGGCTTATTGTGAGGCAATGGGTGCAGAAATATTCTGCAAATTGAAAAGCAGTGGCCAGAtggcattgtttttgttttttgctgagatgggttctcactatgcttcccaggctagtctggaactcctaggctcaagccagttctcctgctttggccatttttttttttgacagtctcactcttttacccaggctggagtgcagtggcacgaccttggcttactgcaaccgtccgcttcccaggttcaagtgattctcctgcctcagcctccaagtcggtgggactacaggtgcctgccaccacgcctggctaatttttttttttttttttttttttttttgtatttttagtagagacagggtttcatcatcttggccaggctggttttgaactcctgacctcaggtgatccacccacctcagcctccctaagtgctgggattacaggcgtgagccactgcacctggccctgcctcggcctttcaaagtgctgggattacaggcatgagccaccacgccccttGGTATGGCATTGTGGTTGTGCACTGGGTGTGTGCCATAGTGTGCACCCTAACTCTGCTCCCTAGCCAGGATGTAAGCTCCCAGAGGCAGCTCCTCACTCTCATCTTCGAAGTCCCTCCCACACCTGGCCATGGCCGGCCCCTACTGGGAGCTCAAGAAACACTGCCATTGGGCTGATTTGCAGCCAGGAGATCTGGGGAGTACAGATGAGGCAAGGGTGAGCAGGTGTCCATGCAGCAGGGTAGGGGAGGCGAGCATGAGGAGTGGGAATTGGAGATAAGATGAGGACAAAGCAGCCTGAAGTCTGCGGCCGAGGGCGACCCCCGGCCCCCACCGCCATGCAGACCCCTGCCCCATCACCTTCCCCCAGTTACCGGCCAGAATGTGGAGGGCCCCTGCGGTGGCCGCCAGCTTGGCTTTCCTGGAGAGCTCCAGGCCCCCAATGTTGGTGCAGCGCAGGCCCGCTATGCCTAGCAAGAGGCCGAGGAAGCCCAGGAGGATGGCGGTGATCATGAGTGCCCGGCAGGCCTGAATATACCCTGGGGGCGGGCACAGTCGTCAGCCTTTCCCCCCATCTCCCCTCTGCGACAGAGCCAGCCCGACAGTCCCTCaccatcccgggttcaagtgattctcctgcctcagcctcccaagtagctgggattacagacacatgccaccacacccggctaatttttgtatttttagtagagacagggtttcaccatgttgtccaggctggtctcgaactcctgaccccaagtgatctgcttgccttggcctcccaaagtgctgggattacaggcatgagccactgtgccaggccccccTCACCTTCTTGCTCTCTTGTACCTAACAGTCCCCAAGTCCTCTCCTTCCCCTGGGCTCCTCCAGCCTACCCAGTTGCAGTCACCCCTCCCTCCTTAGGCATCTGGGCCCCTCCCACCCTGCTCCCCACTCCTCCCATGCACCTGGCATGCTTTGCttgtgcctggattacaggcttTCTCCTGGGCACTCTTGACACTTGAGCTGGGTAACTATTCTGGGGGCCATCCTGTGCACTGTGGGATGTTCAGAAGCCTCCCTGACCTCTACCCACGGGGTGCCAGTAGCAACCCCCTCCCCACAAGCTATGACAATCATTGTGCAAAGTCGCCCGGCTGAGAACAACTGCCGTATCAGGTTGCTCTCACATTGCTGGGTATACAGAAACCACAGCTAAGCATCGCTGTCGCCTTCCCCACGTCTGATTCCACTCCAGGTCCTTCACTGTCCTAGCCCAGTGCTGGACATTTTGACCTTGGTTTCTTCCTGGAATAACAGGTAGGGGGCAGCAGTGCTGTATAGCAGAGGGTCTAGGGcagttttagagacagggtcttgctttgtcgcccaggccagagtgcagtggcgccaccacAGCTcaccactgcagccttgactgaactcctgggtgcaggcgatcctccagcctcagcctcctaagtagctcaggttacaggcgtgtaccaccacacctggtcgaGTTTCTGACCTAGGTGGAATCCCGGGCCCAGGACCGATCCAGGTCAGTCTAGCTCAGTctttcagtgcctcagtttcccttttctCAGAGCTGAAGGAAGCTGCAGGCTCCCTCTTgcttcccccttctcctcccttctctgtctTTGATAGTTGCCAAGCATTCCAAGGACCTTGCACCCCTTTCCCGGGTGGGGCATAACCGTTGGTGCTGAACGGGAAAGGCTGAGTCCCTGCCAGGAGATGCAGGGTGCAGAGTCGGGAGGTAGGCAGGAGGGGCAAAGTTCTCTGGGACTACTTTCTTCCTCCCAGCCACTCCCTCTGGGGCTGACACGAGTCTGAGTCCCCAGGTGGCTCTGGCAGTCAATGGAGAGATTATGGAAGAGCCCAGGGGCACATGGGCTGCgtggccaggggctggggtgcaCGGTTGGGAGACGCGGTCAGGTCCCTCTCCCAGGACCACCCCGGCCGTGGAGTCTGAATCCCAACTCCCCTCTCCTGCCTGTGTGACTCAGGGTGGGGTGCTGCACCTTGCCAAGGCTTTTCAGCTTCTGTAAAAGGTTCCCCCTACTTCCCCCCTGTGGAAAAACGTAGGCAGAAGCACCTAGCGCAAGGCCCAGAACCTGGCCACCCTCTACCCCTGTGCCCTGGGGACTCTGGCACCATCTTTCATGCAGTTGCCAGGGGTGCCCCCTCAGGTGTGCAGGCTCACAGCAGAGCCCCCTCCTCACGGCATGATGTGTCTGGGAAGTGGGTGTAGGGGCTGCCTCCAGTGTCCCTTCTGGACACTCAGAACTCTGGGGTTCTGGCCCAAGTTGTACTCAgcttttataggttttttttggggggggtggggggcaccgGCCCTGCATACAGTCAGTCTTGCAGAAATGGATGAAAACATGAAGCCTCTGCCACTGCCTCAGGAGGGGCTGGGAGTAGTGGGGGCACAGGAGACCCACCCAGGCCCCTTAACTGCTCCGAGCAGCTCCGACATCCCCAGGGGCGAGCTCTCAAGCCCCGCTTCACACCCAGTGTTGCCCTTGGCTCCTTCCCTGCCACACGGTGCCTGGTGAGTGGACTAGCCCCGAAGGACCCAGCAGGGCGTGCAGCGGCACCACACGCAGTTCATGGTCGCCAACGCTCAGTCTCTGGCATAGGACAGATAGAAGGGAGACTGCCCGGGAGAAACAATGCGGCAGCCTCATCCTAGCGGGGAGCAGGGAGTGGGAAAGTGCCGCAGCCACAGAAAGAACTGCCCTGGGTCCAAAGAGCTGTTGGCTCCAGCCCTCTAAGACCCCAAAAAGACACTGTCCTGGAAGccccacacacctgcacacacaccgCCTCCTTAGAGCGGACGCTCAACCTGCAACTTGCAAGATGCCTCCCTTCACAGGGGCCCTTTAGACATCAGCTGGACAAGGAGACCAGTGCCCCCCGACAATGAGGCTGGGGAGTCTGTGGAG is part of the Nomascus leucogenys isolate Asia chromosome 17, Asia_NLE_v1, whole genome shotgun sequence genome and encodes:
- the CLDN15 gene encoding claudin-15 isoform X1 codes for the protein MSMAVETFGFFMAAVGLLMLGVTLPNSYWRVSTVHGNVITTNTIFENLWFSCATDSLGVYNCWEFPSMLALSGYIQACRALMITAILLGFLGLLLGIAGLRCTNIGGLELSRKAKLAATAGALHILAGICGMVAISWYAFNITRDFFDPLYPGTKYELGPALYLGWSASLISILGGLCLCSTCCCGSDEDPAASARRPYQAPVSVMPVATSDQEGDSSFGKYGRNAYV
- the CLDN15 gene encoding claudin-15 isoform X2; protein product: MSMAVETFGFFMAAVGLLMLGVTLPNSYWRVSTVHGNVITTNTIFENLWFSCATDSLGVYNCWEFPSMLALSGYIQACRALMITAILLGFLGLLLGIAGLRCTNIGGLELSRKAKLAATAGALHILAGICGMVAISWYAFNITRDFFDPLYPGTNARRPYQAPVSVMPVATSDQEGDSSFGKYGRNAYV